A window of the Gemmatirosa kalamazoonensis genome harbors these coding sequences:
- a CDS encoding FG-GAP repeat domain-containing protein codes for MTNVVRTLAAAALLAAVACGDTPAAPRATSAVRAMPVGSLGDVSARMVAARGETVYATASGVTGRDLQLVFEHPGSGDHAFWRVGAGGVTSTGSYGVVPTTWSIVGAGDVSGDGIDDIYWQNAPTNSLVAWRLDANDALSASVPLASYAPAPWKVVAVADFDRNGSADLLWRNATSGDLVLWRMNGAALSSSAAVGSVPTAWQVAAIGDLDGDGTPDVFWQNTTTGARVAWRMAAGGIAIASTIDLGVVPTSWSIAAVGDYDDDGHADIFWQQPATGVLVVWRMNGATYLGTIAPGSPPAPWLLKAVRRAGGNGPGTVQVTVQSLVATGPSGTPVPADLSAVRGPLVATVTVNPAGTQVDSVRMEIGGTHTKCAALNVVGAAVQTTCTLQTSEFDATTGVPLALNGPGVLQFRAYYHPLGSFVGQVVTASQQAVTLANVSGVYAKVTNTPSAAQASVNAAGQTTGPQGVLWRAGSVRVTLLPVSYGTPAPTAPFVVTLQDANGAVAQRPAAQDAGAPTYSATFPGATAGAYDGTPGPAAATLDGYTSPNAGAPPTSPTGQLQAGTFVVVTSPAGPAGTTVLDAVGRVASLVANGVTTANVLGAPIYVDDQAPQPAAQFGTAGIPASNFAFTGSAYVGFVNATFAFATQLTPMFAVVPSNAGLGLTPVNGDFGGVDRTSTLFYAGSSTNAGVLTSGTPVTTGVQLAPNGSNTGYNLAVALFDALGNVRVQRVGGAVTLGASGTAATVTLPVSFGTDFLAPTVLQTAGFTTNTATSGAGPSVYQYAGTDETGFGINPILVTLSRTARITSATSPVGGQADVSSSDPATAGPTGTYCAVSVDFSGVPTFANTPGGVCQAIPTIGTVVIPAGLNGQYQIVAQARDQSGNLSAPLARTLVVDTKSPVFGGLAIPQVMMGGAPVPFFAAASDNLELGSASGAIGYGATPYALQYPDLVLGTPFDGAFVASSNPFQITVPSFIRSLAVYLAPALQSSPVVASVFTGFVSDVAGGVTSLSVPLPSANIPGTPATFVSLDPATNLETFALAPVGAAAPTISGGAAPATPTFVDLKVTWTGAKGVYLSPFQRVEIWVRTGTAPNGQSLHRLVGVLPGAVVTDGASDRSYTSTLRVAVGSPYVTAPSGGSRAYDFLAVGVSAAGDAIVSGYVTVTVVP; via the coding sequence ATGACCAACGTCGTTCGTACCCTGGCCGCGGCCGCGCTGCTCGCCGCGGTGGCCTGCGGTGACACCCCCGCGGCGCCGCGGGCGACGTCCGCCGTGCGCGCGATGCCCGTCGGGTCGTTAGGCGACGTCTCGGCGCGCATGGTCGCGGCGCGGGGCGAGACCGTGTACGCGACGGCGTCCGGCGTCACCGGACGCGACCTGCAGCTCGTGTTCGAGCACCCGGGATCGGGCGACCACGCGTTCTGGCGCGTCGGCGCGGGGGGCGTGACGAGCACCGGATCGTACGGTGTCGTACCGACGACGTGGAGCATCGTCGGGGCGGGGGACGTATCGGGCGACGGGATCGACGACATCTACTGGCAGAACGCGCCGACGAACTCGCTCGTCGCGTGGCGGCTCGACGCGAACGACGCGCTCTCGGCGAGCGTGCCGCTCGCGTCGTACGCGCCGGCGCCGTGGAAGGTGGTCGCCGTGGCGGACTTCGACCGAAACGGGAGCGCGGACCTGCTGTGGCGCAACGCGACGAGCGGGGATCTCGTGCTCTGGCGGATGAACGGCGCCGCGCTCTCGTCGTCGGCGGCCGTGGGGAGCGTGCCGACGGCGTGGCAGGTGGCCGCAATCGGTGACCTCGACGGCGACGGCACGCCCGACGTGTTCTGGCAGAACACGACGACCGGCGCGCGCGTGGCGTGGCGCATGGCCGCGGGCGGGATCGCGATCGCGAGCACGATCGACCTCGGCGTGGTGCCGACGAGCTGGTCGATCGCCGCGGTCGGTGACTACGACGACGACGGGCACGCGGACATCTTCTGGCAGCAGCCGGCGACGGGCGTGCTCGTGGTGTGGCGGATGAACGGCGCGACGTACCTCGGCACGATCGCGCCGGGGAGCCCGCCGGCGCCGTGGCTGCTGAAGGCAGTGCGCCGCGCGGGCGGCAACGGGCCGGGCACGGTGCAGGTCACGGTGCAGAGCCTCGTCGCGACGGGGCCCTCAGGCACCCCGGTGCCCGCCGATCTCTCGGCGGTGCGCGGGCCGCTCGTCGCGACCGTGACGGTGAACCCGGCCGGGACACAGGTCGACAGCGTGCGCATGGAGATCGGCGGCACGCACACGAAGTGCGCCGCGCTGAACGTCGTCGGTGCGGCGGTGCAGACGACGTGCACGCTCCAGACGTCGGAGTTCGACGCGACGACCGGCGTGCCGCTCGCGCTGAACGGCCCGGGGGTGCTGCAGTTCCGCGCGTACTACCATCCGTTAGGCAGCTTCGTCGGCCAGGTGGTCACGGCGTCGCAGCAGGCGGTGACGCTGGCGAACGTGTCGGGGGTGTACGCGAAGGTGACGAACACGCCGTCCGCCGCGCAGGCGTCGGTGAACGCCGCGGGGCAGACGACGGGGCCGCAGGGGGTGCTGTGGCGCGCGGGCTCGGTGCGCGTCACGCTGCTCCCCGTGTCGTACGGCACGCCCGCGCCGACGGCGCCGTTCGTCGTCACGCTGCAGGACGCGAACGGTGCGGTCGCGCAGCGGCCGGCGGCGCAGGACGCGGGCGCGCCGACGTACTCGGCGACGTTCCCCGGCGCGACGGCGGGCGCGTACGACGGGACGCCGGGACCGGCCGCGGCGACGCTCGACGGGTACACGTCGCCCAACGCGGGCGCCCCGCCGACGAGCCCCACCGGCCAGCTCCAGGCGGGGACGTTCGTCGTGGTGACGTCGCCGGCTGGCCCCGCCGGAACGACGGTGCTCGACGCGGTCGGCCGAGTGGCGAGCCTCGTCGCGAACGGCGTCACGACGGCGAATGTGCTCGGCGCGCCGATCTACGTCGACGACCAGGCGCCGCAGCCGGCGGCGCAGTTCGGGACGGCGGGCATCCCGGCCTCGAACTTCGCGTTCACGGGCAGCGCGTACGTCGGCTTCGTGAACGCCACGTTCGCGTTCGCGACGCAGCTCACGCCGATGTTCGCGGTGGTGCCGTCGAACGCGGGCCTCGGACTCACGCCGGTGAACGGCGACTTCGGCGGCGTGGACCGCACCAGCACGCTGTTCTACGCCGGGAGCTCGACCAACGCGGGTGTGTTGACGAGCGGCACGCCCGTCACCACCGGCGTGCAGCTGGCGCCGAACGGGTCGAACACCGGCTACAACCTCGCCGTCGCGCTCTTCGACGCGTTAGGCAACGTGCGCGTGCAGCGCGTGGGCGGCGCGGTGACGCTCGGCGCGAGCGGCACCGCGGCGACGGTGACGCTGCCGGTGAGCTTCGGCACCGACTTCTTGGCGCCAACGGTGCTGCAGACCGCCGGATTCACGACGAACACCGCGACCAGCGGGGCCGGCCCGTCCGTGTACCAGTACGCGGGGACCGACGAGACGGGCTTCGGCATCAACCCGATCCTCGTGACCCTCTCGCGCACGGCGCGCATCACGTCCGCGACGTCGCCCGTCGGCGGCCAGGCCGACGTGTCGAGCAGCGATCCCGCCACGGCCGGGCCGACCGGCACCTACTGCGCGGTGAGCGTCGACTTCTCCGGCGTCCCGACGTTCGCCAACACGCCGGGCGGCGTCTGCCAAGCGATTCCCACCATCGGCACCGTCGTCATCCCGGCGGGGCTCAACGGCCAGTACCAGATCGTCGCGCAGGCGCGCGATCAGTCGGGCAACCTCTCGGCGCCGCTGGCCCGCACGCTGGTCGTGGACACGAAGTCTCCCGTGTTCGGCGGCCTCGCGATCCCGCAGGTGATGATGGGCGGCGCGCCGGTGCCGTTCTTCGCCGCCGCGAGCGACAACCTGGAGCTCGGGTCGGCGTCGGGCGCGATCGGCTACGGCGCGACGCCGTACGCGCTCCAGTACCCCGATCTGGTGCTCGGCACGCCGTTCGACGGCGCGTTCGTCGCCTCCAGCAACCCGTTCCAGATCACGGTGCCGTCGTTCATCCGCTCCCTCGCGGTGTACCTCGCGCCGGCGCTGCAGTCCTCGCCAGTGGTGGCGAGCGTGTTCACGGGGTTCGTGAGCGACGTGGCGGGCGGCGTCACGAGCCTGTCGGTCCCGCTGCCGAGCGCGAACATCCCGGGCACGCCGGCGACGTTCGTGTCGCTCGATCCGGCGACGAATCTCGAGACGTTCGCGCTCGCGCCGGTGGGCGCCGCGGCGCCCACGATCTCCGGCGGCGCCGCGCCGGCCACGCCGACGTTCGTCGACCTGAAGGTGACGTGGACGGGGGCGAAGGGGGTCTACCTGTCGCCGTTCCAGCGGGTGGAGATCTGGGTGCGCACGGGCACCGCGCCTAACGGCCAGAGCCTCCACCGACTCGTCGGCGTGCTTCCGGGCGCGGTCGTGACGGACGGTGCCAGCGACCGCTCCTACACGTCGACGCTGCGGGTCGCCGTCGGGTCTCCGTACGTCACCGCACCGAGCGGTGGCAGCCGCGCTTACGACTTCCTCGCCGTCGGCGTGTCCGCGGCCGGAGACGCGATCGTGAGCGGCTACGTCACCGTGACCGTGGTGCCGTGA
- a CDS encoding FG-GAP repeat domain-containing protein produces MTRHDALPRAIAAAALLAALACQDTPSTPHDSSRAAPTMPASPGALVMPAASVGDVSARMVAPLAPRETPSEAPALASAVAPDLQFIFQHPVTGSHAWWRMHASAHTGDGAYGIVPTAWSIVGVGDLTNDGIDDIYWQQTPTNALVVWTMDASDAHAGTVALSAYAPTPWKVAAVADFDRDGRADLLWRHPTTGEVVIWLMNGPTYASSVALGSVPPAWRVSTAGDLDGNGSADVFWEHTTTGQRVVWFMNGTAVTGSADLGVVPPAWTIVGIADYDGDAHNDILWVNPGTGALSGWGMIGATYVRSVLGGASDVPWVLRAVRRMGSGGGASTGPVRITVQGYSTPNAFGGLAPANLSSVRGDLTASITVDPGTVHVDSVQMRLGSRSARCLTSLRGAPIAVSCTVQTAAFNASTGAAFVPNGAQTLVFEAFYRPTSGGAQQVASLVQQPVTTANVSGVYAQVTTAPSVAQAAVNATGQTTGPQGVTWHAGAVTVRLLPVSYGSPAPAPPYTVSLHDAHGVLATRTATQDPFAPTYAATFPGATADAFDATQAPATARLDGYTSPNAGLNATGPTGALQAGTFVVLGAAPSTTGATVLDGDGHVTSLVAGGTTYTNTLGTPLFLDDQAPQPAVNFGVAGPPTTNFASTGTAWVGFVGSAFDFQATLAPRFLNTASVALSGTSTSNYDYGGVGRVATQFFAGAAASVAALTSGTPVKTGADLAPNGSNTAYNLAATFTDALGNARSQRVASGAGGGQLAIGAGGTSVSGGQPVSFGVDVAAPTLAQTSGFAQNTVTSSLAAQSFAFAGADDQGFGVNPILVTVTRTARIASTTNPVGGQPDVPSNHSYAAFWPSTYCAVAVDAHGALVFDYGYYGCQPIAVAGSVRIPAGLQGQYQITAQARDMAGNLSPAIKRTLVIDATAPFVAGLTMPAAIAGGGSATFYTSASDNLELGWVSGAVGYAGTPYALQYPDAILGTAFDAIFGASSTSIPVVVPRFVRSIATMTGTGAQSAPAAASTFTAFVTDVVYNTQSLSIVMPSGIVIGAPVPITTPNPVTNLQTFVVHTTNDASPTISAGATAGVPTTISARVEQTGPYGQFVSPFERIEIWVRTGTAPNGQALHRLVGTVLPGAVTDRAVNGDRLVATELPIAVGSPDIAAPTGGGSRTYDLLAIGVTVAGDAIVAGYTTVTVVP; encoded by the coding sequence GCGCATGCACGCCAGCGCGCACACGGGCGACGGTGCGTACGGCATCGTACCGACGGCGTGGAGCATCGTCGGCGTCGGCGACCTGACGAACGACGGGATCGACGACATCTACTGGCAGCAGACGCCTACGAACGCGCTCGTCGTGTGGACGATGGACGCGTCGGACGCACACGCCGGCACGGTGGCGCTCAGCGCGTACGCGCCGACCCCGTGGAAGGTGGCTGCGGTCGCGGACTTCGACCGCGACGGCAGGGCCGACCTGCTGTGGCGCCACCCGACGACGGGCGAGGTGGTGATCTGGCTCATGAATGGCCCCACGTACGCGTCGTCGGTGGCGTTAGGCAGCGTGCCGCCCGCGTGGCGCGTGTCGACGGCGGGTGACCTGGACGGCAACGGCAGCGCGGACGTGTTCTGGGAGCATACGACGACGGGGCAGCGCGTCGTGTGGTTCATGAACGGCACGGCGGTCACCGGCTCGGCGGACCTCGGCGTCGTGCCGCCGGCGTGGACGATCGTCGGCATCGCGGACTACGACGGCGACGCGCACAACGACATCCTGTGGGTGAACCCGGGCACGGGCGCGCTCTCGGGGTGGGGCATGATCGGCGCGACGTACGTGCGCAGCGTCCTCGGTGGCGCCTCCGACGTGCCGTGGGTGCTGCGCGCCGTGCGGCGCATGGGCAGCGGCGGGGGCGCGTCCACGGGTCCGGTGCGCATCACCGTGCAGGGGTACTCGACGCCGAACGCCTTCGGCGGGCTCGCGCCGGCGAACCTGTCGAGCGTGCGCGGCGACCTCACCGCGAGCATCACGGTGGATCCGGGCACCGTGCACGTCGACAGCGTGCAGATGCGCCTCGGCAGCCGGAGCGCGCGCTGCCTGACGAGCCTGCGCGGCGCGCCGATCGCCGTGTCGTGCACCGTGCAGACGGCGGCGTTCAACGCGTCGACGGGCGCCGCATTCGTGCCCAACGGCGCGCAGACGCTGGTGTTCGAGGCGTTCTACCGGCCGACGAGCGGCGGCGCGCAGCAGGTCGCGTCGCTCGTGCAGCAGCCGGTGACGACGGCGAACGTGTCCGGTGTGTACGCGCAGGTGACGACCGCGCCGTCGGTCGCGCAGGCGGCGGTGAACGCGACGGGGCAGACGACGGGACCGCAGGGCGTGACGTGGCACGCCGGCGCGGTGACGGTGCGGCTGCTGCCGGTGAGCTATGGCAGCCCCGCGCCCGCGCCGCCGTACACGGTGTCGCTGCACGACGCGCACGGGGTGCTGGCGACGCGCACCGCGACGCAGGACCCGTTCGCCCCGACGTACGCGGCGACGTTCCCCGGCGCGACCGCGGACGCGTTCGACGCGACGCAGGCGCCGGCGACGGCGCGGCTCGACGGCTACACGTCGCCCAACGCGGGGCTGAACGCCACGGGCCCGACGGGCGCGCTGCAGGCGGGCACGTTCGTGGTGCTCGGCGCCGCACCGAGCACCACCGGCGCCACGGTGCTCGACGGCGACGGTCACGTGACGAGCCTCGTGGCGGGCGGCACGACGTACACCAACACGCTCGGCACGCCGCTGTTCCTCGACGACCAGGCGCCGCAGCCGGCGGTGAACTTCGGCGTCGCGGGCCCGCCGACGACGAACTTCGCGAGCACCGGCACGGCGTGGGTCGGCTTCGTCGGAAGCGCGTTCGACTTCCAGGCGACGCTCGCGCCGCGGTTCCTGAACACGGCGAGCGTCGCGCTCTCCGGCACGTCGACGTCGAACTACGACTACGGCGGCGTGGGGCGAGTCGCGACGCAGTTCTTCGCCGGCGCGGCCGCGAGCGTGGCGGCGCTCACGAGCGGCACGCCGGTGAAGACCGGCGCGGACCTCGCGCCTAACGGGTCCAACACCGCGTACAATCTCGCGGCCACGTTCACCGACGCGCTCGGCAACGCACGCAGCCAGCGCGTGGCGAGCGGCGCGGGCGGCGGCCAGCTCGCGATCGGCGCCGGCGGCACCTCGGTGAGCGGCGGCCAGCCCGTGTCGTTCGGCGTCGACGTCGCCGCGCCGACGCTCGCGCAGACGAGCGGCTTCGCGCAGAACACGGTGACGAGCTCCCTCGCCGCGCAGAGCTTCGCGTTCGCCGGCGCGGACGACCAGGGCTTCGGCGTGAACCCCATCCTCGTCACGGTCACGCGCACCGCGCGCATCGCGTCCACGACAAACCCCGTCGGCGGCCAACCGGACGTCCCGAGCAACCACTCGTACGCGGCGTTCTGGCCGAGCACCTACTGCGCGGTGGCGGTGGACGCGCACGGTGCGCTGGTGTTCGACTACGGCTACTACGGCTGTCAGCCGATCGCGGTCGCCGGCAGCGTGCGGATTCCGGCGGGGCTGCAGGGGCAGTATCAGATCACGGCGCAGGCGCGCGACATGGCGGGGAACCTCTCGCCGGCGATCAAGCGCACGCTCGTCATCGACGCCACGGCGCCGTTCGTCGCCGGCCTAACGATGCCGGCCGCGATCGCGGGCGGCGGATCGGCCACGTTCTACACCTCGGCGTCGGACAATCTGGAGCTCGGGTGGGTGTCGGGCGCCGTGGGGTACGCGGGCACGCCGTACGCGCTCCAGTACCCGGACGCGATCCTCGGCACCGCGTTCGACGCCATCTTCGGCGCGAGCTCGACGTCCATCCCCGTGGTCGTGCCGCGCTTCGTGCGGTCGATCGCCACGATGACGGGGACGGGCGCGCAGAGCGCACCGGCGGCGGCGAGCACGTTCACCGCGTTCGTGACGGACGTCGTCTACAACACGCAGTCGCTGTCGATCGTGATGCCGTCGGGGATCGTGATCGGTGCGCCGGTGCCGATCACGACGCCGAACCCGGTGACGAACCTGCAGACGTTCGTCGTGCACACGACGAACGACGCGAGCCCCACCATCTCGGCCGGGGCGACCGCGGGCGTGCCGACGACGATCTCGGCGCGCGTGGAGCAGACGGGCCCCTACGGCCAGTTCGTGTCGCCGTTCGAGCGGATCGAGATCTGGGTGCGCACGGGGACGGCGCCTAACGGGCAGGCGCTGCACCGGCTGGTGGGAACCGTGCTGCCGGGTGCGGTGACGGACCGCGCGGTGAACGGCGACCGGCTCGTCGCGACGGAGCTGCCGATCGCTGTGGGGTCGCCCGACATCGCGGCGCCGACCGGCGGCGGCTCGCGCACGTACGACCTGCTCGCCATCGGCGTGACGGTGGCGGGGGACGCGATCGTGGCCGGCTACACGACGGTGACGGTGGTGCCCTGA